atgtgtatatgtgtaaatgCATGCCCATTTTCACACTTTCACCTACCCACTGCTGGTGTTTAACACTTCTGGGATTTGTTTCTGCACAGGAGGGTTTCCCTCTAAACCCCTCTCTATTACCCACCCCCTTGGATGAAAGGGGACTGGAAACTCAAACACACAGAACCATTCATAGTCAGTGCCCTTGAGAGTTTTATTAAAGCAGCAGGTTTAGGGGCAAATGGGCTCAGCAGATCCCTGGGACATAACAGCCCACAACTCACTCTGACTTTCTCTCCACCCTAGGGATTGAGGGACCAAGCCCCAGGAAAGAATTTAGCTTCAGCTTTCTCTCCCTCTGCAGCCAGGACAAAGCAATTAAATAGGACAAGAACCGAAAGTCCCAAAGGATGCTGACGACAAGTCCACCTGCCCTCTGCCTCCACCATCACTCTAACACAAATCCACAGGACTGACAGTGAGAGAGCAGGCGTTGGGGCTAGGACTCAGGGAGCAGTGGGGGCCCAGACGCTGCAGGAATCCACACCAGCTGGGATTGAGCAGGACATCACAGAGGGAATGAGATGGGGTGAAGCAGAGCAGCAGACAGCCTTGATAGGAGACTACAGAGGCTATTCATCCAAATGAACTGGATGTTTGCCCGCACAGACTATTCTCACATCCCTCTGGAAGATGACACTTTTATAGTAACAGTGTGGGGGCACAGCCACTAGGTGGAGAGTACACTGAATGACTTTGAAGATGATGAGGTGGCAGTTGTAAAACTCAGACATCTTCATACACGTCACAGCTGGACCCTCACAAAGGCCACGAGTGGTGGGTGACACACTGTGGACAGAGGTCTTGTTCTTCTCACAGCTCTTATCAGTGGCCAGCCCTCGAGCCTTCATCATCATGTCACAGTAATATTTGTGCTTGGCAGAGATCTTTGTTCTGGGCCTGTCAGTTTGGTGATGGAGGAGGTCTTGGGCCTCAGAGAAGGCAGGCTGGTCCATTAGGAGGAACAAGAGGAGAGTCCATGTCAGAGGCATGTTTTCTGttagaaaaatggagaaagaaagcaaaaaggagaaaTCTGTCTCTTAGCTCAGAACACCAGGTCTTTATGTGCTTGAAGtccactccccacctcccaggattACAAGTGCTCTCTACTTGTCTCCAATAACACTGCTTTCTTGCACTCATTTCAGAAAACCTCTGTAGTCTTTCTTCCTTCCAACATccatcttccctttcttctttccaagtcctccttccttcatttcctctCATCCCACGGCCACAGCCCAGTATAGTCTCAATCATCTTCCTTAAGACTATACTCATCAAAGAAATTGGGCTAGAGAGATCCATCACTCAGAGAGGTGGGCGCCTTACACCCCTTAATGGTCTTCCATAAGAGagcaaaactgaagctcaggtGATCCTTGATCTTGACACAAGCAGTAACACTAACTTAAAAAGTTCTTTACAATGATGCTCTTCAACTTTTTATGTGCATCggttcttggccttttggctaagatcacgTGCAAATTTTTTATGTGCATTTatctggggatcttgttaaaatacagGTTCTGACTCAGTAGATTTGGGATGGAACCTgagattttcatttctaactaGCTGCCAGATGATTTTTATCCGTGGGTCACCCTTTAAATAACAAGGCTTTAGAGTTTAGAGTTTACAAAGAACTCTCATATATATTGGTCATCACCCTCTCTGCAAGGTAAGAAAGGTATTATGGTGACCCATTTTTAGTAACTGACTTTCAGAACAGTTGAGTGaattgcccaaagtcatacaACATCATGGAGCTGAACACAAATCTTAGAACCTCTAGGGCCTAGGAaaattctctgttctgttctaaTTTACATTAATCCAGTAGACCACTGCATTAACTACAAATACAAAGCACTTCCATTGAAAACCTACTTCATACCTGAATAAGAGAAAAGCTTCAACAACCACCCCTTGCTCTCATGCTCATCCTGCCTACTTATAAGAACTTCACTTGGCCCCTTACACATTCCTATTTTCCCACTCCTCTGTCTAGGACCAAAGAAGGGTCACCACAACTACCTCAACCTCTTCAGTGAGACACCTCACATACCCAGTCTCAATCCTGCGTGCGCTCCTTCACTTGGTCCCAGGTTGACGCTCCTAGAGAGTTAGATACTGAGATTCCTTGGCTGGAAAGGTTTCTGAGCCTCTCTCCTCTTGGCTTTTGTTATTAGAGCACACAGCTGTAGGGGCTGGAGGCTGCAAGGGATGAGGTTGAGTAACCTGGGTACTGATCCATCACTTTCTGACGTTGCAAGATGCTGAAACTTTCTGGCCTGATACCCAAATCATACCTCATTCTACGCTCCATTTAATGAGTCCAAACATTGGGAGCAGGGTTTCTCTGGGATTAGATGACCTCACACAGCCTGAAGTgtgaagagaagcaaaggcaagGAGCCTGGCCTCTTGGCCTTCGTCTCCACTCTCTGGTCCTATCTTTGCCACAAGTTATATAGCGAATGGGTCCCTGTTCCCTCTGTGGAGAAGCTAGGCAGCTCTTAAAGGCAAGAAACTGCAACAACAGCAGAAGCTCCTCAGCCAATCTGGACCCAGCACAAGCAACAAGCCAGCCTCCATCACCTCTCTCTCCCCCAAACCCTAAACCCCCTAAGTAGCCTTGAGGCTCTCAGACTAGAGAATCTAGCAATCAAAGGTTCTCAGGATAATAATATTCACAGTTTTCCAGAGAGGAAAAGGCAGTAAGAAAAGAAGTAAGGAGGAGCTGACAAACCGTTGAAGAGAATGGGCAGGGCCTAAGGTCTGACGGAAGAAACAGGAAGCTGGTGACGTTGACAACCACTCCCTTTAACACCCTCTTAGCTACTACGACTTAAGATCCAGACATCCAAAGACCTCTCTTCTCTCCACCACAGCTAGGGCTTTGTTCTCCAAATGTTTGCCCTGGAACCACACTAAAACAGCTCTCCAATGCCTTGGCAGCCTGATCTTCACCTGACCTCTGCAGCCTTTGTCAGCCtcctgggttcagttcagttcagttcagtcgctcagtcgtgtccgactctctgcgaccccatgaaccgcagcacgccaggcctccctgtccatcaccaactcccggagtttactcaaactcatgtccatcgagtcaggtcACTGTATCTGTTTCTCTGCCTGTTGATTCTTTCTGCCTGACCACTCAGTCCTTCTAGGCCTCCCTCTGTGCTCCAGAACTTTTTGTGTGAGTCAGGCCTCACCTGACCTTCCACATGCTAATGCACAGGAACCATTATTCTCAGATCACAGGATATAGAACACTGAAGTAAAGAGATATTTACCTAGCAGTGAAAAAGTATGTGGGTAGTAGAGTAGAATGAAGATTTGAAATATGTAGAACTGAATCATATAATTAGAATGCCTATTCTAGGTAtgtcatataagtggaatcctaCAATATTTGTTCCAAgtgcttttcattttaaagaatgtcTTTAAGGTCCATCTGTGTTCTAGCATGTACCAGAATATCATgcctttttaaagactgaataatattccattgtatggctataccacattttctatatccattcatcatTTGATGATTATTTggtgtttgtaaattttggctatcatgaataatgcagctatgaacattcatgtacaaatttttgtgAAAACATGGCTTTTAATCTGagacttgaagaaagtgaaagaattaGGCAAGAAGAGCACAGTTAATGAGAGTGATGGTCAGGAATATAAGAAAAGATAGGACAAATAGCGTGAGGCCAGATCATTTAGATCTTTGTAAGGACCATGGATTTCATTCTAATCAtaatgccaaagccattgactgaaTCAGAGCTTTACACCGACATGATCTAACTTGTGTTTTAATACTGTCGCTGTTGCTGCTACATAGTGAATGGATTGTAGAGGGCAAAACACAGTAACCAGTTAAGGggtgatcagtcagttcagtcgctcagtcgtgtctgactttttgcaaccccatggactgcaacacaccaggcttccctgtccatcaccaactcccggagcttactcaaagtcatgtccattgagttggtgatgccatccaaccatctcatcctctgtcgtccccttctccacctgccttcagtctctcccagcatcagggtcttttccagttagtcagttctttgcaacaggtggccaaagtattggagtttcagcttcagcatcagcacttccagtgaatattcaggactgatttcctttatgatggactagttggatctccttgctgacctagggactctcaagagtcttctccaacaccacagttcaaaagcatcaattcttcggcactcagctttcttcgtagtccaactctcacatccatacatgactactggaaaaaccatagctttgactagacagacctttgttggcaaagtaatgtctctgctttttaatatgctatctaggttggtcatagcttttcttccaaggagcaaacatcttttaatttcatggttgcagtcaccatctgcagtgattttggagcccaaaaaatagtctgtcactgtttccgttgtttccccatctatttgccatgaaatgatgggactgaatgccatgatcttagttttctgaatgttgagttttaagccaacttttttcactgtcctctttcactttcagcaagaggctccttagttcttcgcCTTcggccataagtgtggtgtcatctgcatatctgaggttattgatatttctccaggaaatcttgattccagcttgtgcttcatccagtctggcatttctcatgatgtactctgcatataagttaaataaatagggtgacaatatacagccttgatgtactcctttcctgatttggaaccagtctgttgttccatgtctgattctaactgttgcttcttgacctacataagGGATGATAATAACCTGGATTAAGTTCATAGCAGTGAATTTTGAAGATGTATTTGTCTTCTTCACTAGGTTTaagttttgaagaaaaacaaacaacaatgaaTTTAATAACCTTATTGACTTGAACAACTTTGGGATTAGTTTCACTAAACAATGTTTTCTTCCAGCATTTTCAGCGTTAAAGTTGTGCTTACAATCTGCAGTTTTGTAGAACTGCCATCTTCTTACCTATTCATAAATTTGGAATACAGTTAAACTTTCatgcaagttcttttttttttctttttagtggaggagagattttattttacttatttagttttggctgcactgggtcttcatagcTATGCCTGGTTTTTCTCTGCTcatggagagtgggggctactctctagttgcagggcacaggcttctcaatgcgtggcctctcttgttgcagagcataggatTTAGGTgcatgggcctcagtagttgtggctcatggacttagttgctctgcagcacgttgaatcttcctggaccaaggactgaacccatgtcccctgcattggcaggcagattctttatgcactgtacctccagggaagtccatgcaAGTTCTTTGTAATCAGCTCACAAACGATCTATACCAGGAACGACAttcatatttaattcatttttatttaatgcatCTTATTTCCGTCTcataaggaagatcccctggaggaggaaatggcagcccactccagtattttttttttaattcttgaaagTATTTTACTTCAGGTTGAAAATAAACAGCTTCCACATTGTTCATTGCAAGACACACAGTATTCACGAACACAATGCTGGTCATTTGAGGAAATGTACACACCTCAATTTCTCCTTCATGATTTTCTTTTAGAAGGATACTGTTTACCAAAAAGAAATGTCAGCAGTATAGGAAAAACTATTTTCCCAATAAATTTACAAAAACCTAAGATTCCCAATGGAATCAAGATTATCTCCCTGCTACTACCACCTTAATATAATCGCATGCTTATTGAAACACTAATATCTACACCCTAAAGAGTACATTTACTTTCAACAATGACTActctgtactcttgcctgggaaatcccatggacagaggagcctggcgggctacagtccatagggttggagagagtcagacacgacttggtgactaaaccaccactgtgtataaatgaatcactttgctttatacctgaaattaacacaactatatatatgaatcaactatagtccagtataaaatagaaatttccaAAAAAGCAATTGACCTTTTGCCTCACTGCACCCCTGAAAGTGAGATGGATCACCAGCAACTCTATTGAAACCCCCTTTAGAAATTCACCCACGGTTCTCACTTTTGACAAGTGTGCTCAGACTGGGATAGCCTAATCCAAAAATATGGCTTCGATATATGCAGCCAGTGTTTATAacaatagaaaaaggaaagaggattCATCAAGTTATAATAAatgattttccttaaaaaaattatctaaaacaTCAACCCACTGAAAGAAACATTAGTTCCttgtacataaaatttaaaaataaaagtttaaactaCAATTATAAGtgttttaatataaatggaatactTAATTCCTTatagaaatctgttttttttttttatttactattatcTTCTCAATGGATCTGTCTTCCAAATATGTGACTTCTTTTCCCTCAGTTATATAAAAGTATTTATGCTGGAAAAAACATTGTTGAGCTTCTTCTTACTCTAGCACTCTGCGAAATGTTGTGAACCAGTCGGAATGAACACAATATGGTCTCTATGCCTAAGGAACTCCCAGAGCAGCCAAAGAAACAAGTCTGGGCTCCACCTTTGATAAAAGGTAAACTCTGGTAAGTGGTATAATCAAGGTATAAACAACGTGCTGTGCTGttatggagaaaggaaaggtcaCAGGTGACTCACATACAAGCAGAAAGTTTCATGAGAACCTACAGTATGCTCAGGCCATGCCCAGAGCTGTGGCGTTATCGAAGGTGCATAAAAGCCCCGACTTCCTCTCTGATGTTGATTAAGTTGGAGTGACAAAGCtaacatatattataaaatgcaGCAAACAATGTTCCATGTTAGAGTGTGGGATGCTAAAAGTATTGCAGCCTTCCAGAAGAGATGGGAGACCCACAGAAGCTGGAGCAgtcagggagggcaggagggctcTGGGACAAGAGGAAGTACAGTGGTGGAAGCGACTATGGGGCCAGAAGTTAGCCTGATCAAACTACAAAAGCGGGAGGAAGAGGCAGGAGAGTAAGGATGAGTCCTCAGGCCCTAGGGGAACTATACTGCGCGGAGTAGCAAATCTCAGAGACAATGAAAGATCTGGGACAGACGAGGGACCTGATGTGTGTGATATTTAACAAACAATTTGTAGGATGGAGTAAAACAtgaaggtggtggtgatggggtaGCCGGGAAGTGAGAAAATATGGGTGGGAAGATTAGAGGTGATTCTTCACAGGGAAGTGTTGATGATGTGAACTAGGAAGCGCCTGTGGACACAGAGACtatttcatcagtattttatgaGACACAA
The Cervus canadensis isolate Bull #8, Minnesota chromosome 6, ASM1932006v1, whole genome shotgun sequence genome window above contains:
- the LOC122444247 gene encoding angiogenin-like, yielding MDQPAFSEAQDLLHHQTDRPRTKISAKHKYYCDMMMKARGLATDKSCEKNKTSVHSVSPTTRGLCEGPAVTCMKMSEFYNCHLIIFKVIQCTLHLVAVPPHCYYKSVIFQRDVRIVCAGKHPVHLDE